A stretch of Cicer arietinum cultivar CDC Frontier isolate Library 1 chromosome 5, Cicar.CDCFrontier_v2.0, whole genome shotgun sequence DNA encodes these proteins:
- the LOC101510059 gene encoding protein EXPRESSION OF TERPENOIDS 1-like, with the protein MDKDTCMSELGMVSECIHLRCRTCCKSRGFQCQTHVKSTWVPAAKRRERQHHLSALQQFRGDGDNPKRHRDNHAAPSLIPSLPPPIPATGLEVGQFPAEVSSSVVFRCVRVRSLDGPDEQCAYQTAVNIGGHVFKGILYDQGPPSSTTAPIDHHGSSSEPRHQLHFLTAPIATTGNPFDPSIYSAPLNAPFMPRSTQFFHP; encoded by the exons ATGGATAAGGATACTTGTATGTCTGAATTGGGAATGGTTTCAG AGTGTATACATCTAAGATGTAGGACTTGTTGTAAGAGTCGAGGGTTTCAGTGTCAAACACATGTCAAGAGCACTTGGGTTCCTGCAGCTAAACGTCGTGAACGACAACATCATCTCTCTGCGTTGCAACAATTTCGTGGAGATGGAGACAATCCTAAACGACATAGAGATAATCATGCTGCACCTTCTCTAATTCCATCCCTTCCTCCACCTATCCCTGCCACAG GGTTGGAGGTGGGACAATTTCCAGCAGAGGTGAGCTCATCAGTAGTGTTTAGGTGTGTGAGAGTGAGGTCATTGGACGGTCCAGATGAACAATGCGCATATCAAACGGCTGTGAACATAGGAGGACATGTATTCAAAGGAATTCTATATGATCAAGGCCCTCCTTCAAGTACTACTGCACCTATTGATCATCATGGTTCTTCCAGTGAACCTCGCCACCAACTTCATTTCTTAACAGCTCCAATTGCAACTACCGGTAACCCATTCGACCCTTCAATTTACTCCGCTCCACTAAATGCTCCTTTCATGCCTCGTAGTACACAATTTTTCCACCCCTAA